The proteins below are encoded in one region of Gallus gallus isolate bGalGal1 chromosome 12, bGalGal1.mat.broiler.GRCg7b, whole genome shotgun sequence:
- the DCP1A gene encoding mRNA-decapping enzyme 1A isoform X3: MHNLVEPVNKDLEFQLHEPFLLYRNASLSIYSIWFYDKNDCHRIAKLMAKVVEQEAQRSQQVSQDRKSPSRTNGCSENRPIDILEMLSKAKVEYERNQINDLSVMSSSGVQQHANSTKPESTETSEQNTSLQVQDQPFQSRPKHLTLEELFGTSVPKEQPLPLYPNPERMEKLQTDTSAREQQNLLLPFSFDQSAVIQPPQGKSESPNIKASANPLSQQECLTPMLIPPASVSQPDVSSYSVCLSPILNSSSTMDTAPAQMLPGLKQSNSIMQVMQQAAKQITPLVNQPSEVNHAPQNLIAGQSQLIAPLTSANTGTISSTSHTSVDLLQKLRLTPQHDQVQQQSLPKTSLTPNISASIGQLATPESFKESHSKSSTLNSRKIPSLQTVQQNKEPEVFPQSKTLPKASQQVAPPQFVTATTTVTPSILLSPSVFQQSATKPTEVENKANSSSPLTLGTTEVQTVPPTVLSRSQLQEALIHLIKNDSRFLSTIHEVYLQVLTKNTDNIKL, encoded by the exons ATGCACAACCTAGTTGAACCAGTGAATAAAGACTTGGAGTTTCAGCTTCATGAACCATTTCTTCTCTACAGAAATGCTAGCT tGTCAATTTACAGTATCTGGTTTTACGACAAGAATGACTGTCATCGAATAGCAAAACTCATGGCTAA AGTGGTAGAACAAGAAGCTCAGAGATCGCAACAAGTTTCACAGGACAGAAAAAGTCCCAGCAGAACAAATGGCTGCAGCGAGAACAGGCCTATTGACATCCTGGAAATGCTTAGTAAAGCCAAGGTTGAATATGAACGA aatcAGATCAATGATTTAAGTGTCATGTCAAGTTCTGGTGTGCAGCAACATGCGAATTCCACAAAGCCAGAAAGCACGGAGACTTCAGAACAAAACACTTCATTACAAGTGCAAGATCAA CCATTTCAGTCAAGGCCAAAGCATCTGACTTTAGAAGAACTCTTTGGGACCTCTGTACCAAAGgaacagcctttacctctgtaTCCCAATCCAGAGAGAATGGAGAAGCTGCAGACTGACACCTCTGCCAGAGAGCAGCAAAActtgcttttgcctttttcctttgaCCAGTCAGCAGTAATACAACCACCACAAGGGAAATCGGAAAGTCCAAACATTAAAGCCAGTGCCAATCCTTTGAGTCAACAGGAATGTTTAACACCTATGCTTATACCTCCAGCTTCAGTTTCCCAGCCTGATGTTTCAAGCTATTCAGTTTGTTTAAGCCCTATACTTAATTCATCCTCAACAATGGATACTGCTCCTGCTCAAATGCTTCCTGGcctaaaacaaagcaacagtATAATGCAAGTTATGCAGCAAGCTGCCAAGCAGATAACCCCACTAGTGAATCAGCCTTCTGAAGTGAACCATGCTCCACAGAATTTAATAGCTGGCCAGAGCCAGCTTATAGCACCCTTGACATCAGCAAACACGGGAACTATCTCAAGTACATCCCATACAAGTGTTGATCTTCTCCAGAAACTCAGGTTGACCCCACAGCATGACCAAGTGCAACAGCAGTCTCTCCCTAAGACTTCCTTAACACCAAACATTTCTGCCTCGATTGGCCAACTTGCAACACCAGAAAGCTTCAAAGAATCGCACAGTAAATCATCAACCTTGAACAGCAGGAAAATCCCTTCCCTGCAG actgtacaacaaaacaaagaaccaGAAGTATTTCCGCAGTCCAAGACTTTACCTAAAGCAAGTCAG caggTTGCACCTCCACAGTTTGTTACAGCTACAACTACAGTAACTCCTTCAATCCTCTTGTCTCCTAGTGTTTTTCAGCAGTCAGCTACAAAACCTACTGAAGTGGAAAATAAAGCCAATTCTTCATCACCTTTAACACTTGGAACAACAGAAGTTCAGACAGTACCTCCTACTGTTCTCAGTAGGTCTCAGCTTCAGGAAGCACTGATACATCTAATAAAG aatgaTTCCCGTTTTCTCAGCACTATTCACGAAGTCTACTTGCAAGTCCTAACCAAgaatacagacaacat